The Vanrija pseudolonga chromosome 1, complete sequence genomic sequence TAGGTAGTATTGTAGGGGTGGGGACGGGCGTATGCAAACAGATGCTGAGCATACTGTAGAGCGCGGAGCGCAGACAATGTCGAGACTATATACGTCAAGCCTGGGTGAGCATGTCCGGGGCATCAGGTTGCGTTGGGCATCGGCAGACGCGAGGTCGCcaccgcgacggcgcgacggcgcaccGAACACCGCTagccacctcggcgacgccggcggggcgccgctcgccagccagcggaGTTCGGCTGTGGCGATAAGACAGAGAGCAGCTAGATGCCAGGCTGAGTGAGTGGCGACGAGCATGGCAAtagacgccgaggccagcgccAATGCCGGCAATGATCCAACCCGACCGCTCTCCTCACCCGCCACTTTCGGCGCCCGGCGCCTGGGCAGAGACAGagccgtgtcgtcgtcgcgcagagCGCCGTACACCGTTCCCCTTGTGGTCCATGTGCGCTGCTTCACGCCGCGTGACGAGGCATGCTGGTGGGAGTTGCAGTAAGCGCGGCGACTCCGGACCACCCCACACGCCGTGCTGCGTGGCCCCTCGTCCCACCCTGGCCACCCCACGCAGTCGGCGTTGGCCGAGCCGGGCCGCCTGCGCTGCCGGCGTGTCATTCCGCCGGCGCTGAATGGGCAGAGATACCTTATGTACTCGCGCCTCTGGTTCCCCGTAGCGTagccgctgccgcggccCAATAAAAGGTCGAGTGGTGCATTGCCGAGAcgacacccccacccacccacactacaccaccaccaccaccaccaccatggctCCCCAGGAAAACGCCCGCGCCTTCGACTTTggcctgccgacgccgaccttcAAGGACAAGTACGAGGAGCGCCAGTACATCaaggagcgcctcgcgctcgcgtacCGCGTGATGGCGCACGAGAACCTgggtgcgtggtggtgatgggtTGAAGGGGGTGGGGCAGAGTACAGCTGACACGTGCGCACAACAGCGGAGGGCGTTGCGGGCCACCTTACCTCGCGCGAccccgtcgaccccgagtGCTTCTGGGTGAGTTGTGTTGTTGGGGTTGTTGCTGTTGGGGAGGGGAGTGTGGGGTGCCGGCGTAAATAgccggtgggtggtggctgggTCGGCTGGCCGCAGCAACGTCTCACGTCAGCATCGAGTGCGCCAAGTGCGCGTGTATCGGTGTGATCAAGTGTGCATACTGGTGGGCGCGAGGCCACTGCTCGCACACATCATggcgacggcaacggcgcccgcgccggcgacacATGCATCCACCCCCTCGACCGTCGGCATGCCGacccagctcgccgtcccccacccccaccccgtcCACTGCCAAGCCTACCCTAACGACCCCAGGTCAACCCCTTCGGGCTCCACTTCTCGCGCATGACGGCgtccgacctcctcctcgtcgaccaccacggcaaggtcgttggcggcggcaagcccggCCGCGGGCAGATCTACAACGCGGCGGCGTTTGTGATCCACTCTGCGatccacgccgcgcgccccgaGGTCAACAGCGTCGTGCACGCGCACTCGATCTACGCCAAGGCGTTCAGCACGCTCGGCCGCAAGCTGCCCATGTACACGCAGGACGCGTGCATCTTCTACAACGACCACGCGCTGTACGCCaagcacggcggcgtcgtgctctccagcggcgagagcgacgccATCTGCAAGTCGATCGGCGGAAACAAGGCTGTTATTCTGCAGAACCACGGCCTGCTCACCGTCGGCGGGTGCATCGAGAGCGCCGTCGGATGGTTCCAGATGTAAGTGGCAAGGGAGTGGGGGAGGAATAgagctcacaccacacccagcTTCGAGTCCGAGTGCAAGTCtgtcctcgcggccgaggccgccgccgcgctctccGGCAAGCCGCCCATCACGCtccccgacgacgtcgcagAGTTCACCTACAAGGCGACCGGCTTTGAGGAGGCGGGCAAGTTTGAGGCCCACGCCTTcttcgacctcgtcgagtaCAAGGACGGCGATGCGTTCAAGGCGTAAAGTGGTTGTATCGGTCGTCATAGGTTGTCATTGCGCTATGTAAAGTTGTCTGAAgatgggtgggtgagtgacTGAGTAGCGCTACACCTGATATCTCCGTTGTGCTCCTGGGCAAGCACATCTCTACCGAGACTGACCCGAGACACTTGACTGCAAATGTCTCATCTTACTGCAACGCTACATGCCATTAACCCTACTACcgcttgccctcgccccaccgccgcctaCTTCTTCGCCTTCCATGCCTGCTCGCCCGCGACCCAGGTCTCAGTGACAGCCGACTGTGCCTGCTTAAGCGTCTCCACGCCGTTCTTGAACGGGTCGACGTTGAGCACGCAGAAGTCGGCCTGCTTGCCGGGCTCGAGGGTGCCCACCTCGTTCTCGGCGCGGATGCTCTGCGCACACCCGGAAGTGTAGTACCTGATGCtctggtcgagcgcgacgcagaagcgctcgaggccgacaatgCGGGGGTCGGTGCTGGGCTTGAGGCTCGGGTCGACGCTCGACTGGCGCGTGCCCGCCGTGTAGATGTTGGGCAGGGCGTGGTGCGGCGCGACTGGCGCGTCTGAGCCGAACGCGACCTTGGAGCCGGCCTCGACAAACTCGGACCAGGGGAACGCGCGGTCGcagcgcgcgtcggcgcccagcTGCTCCCACCAGTTCTTGGCGTAGAGCGGGTCGGCATGCACGGGCTGCAGGGACGCCGTAACGCCCAGGCGCGTGAGCCGCTTGACGCTCTCCTCGGTCACGACTTCGAGGTGCTCGATCCGGTGCCGCCGATGCGGCTTGTCCCCGTTCGCGGCGATCGCGGCCTCGAACGCGTCCAGCGCCTGCTCggacgccgcgtcgccgagcgcgtgcacCGCCACTTGcaagtcgagctcgtcggccagcaCGACCACCTTGGTCAGCTCCGGCCCCGGCCAGATGGGGCCTGGGAGGTCGCCGTTCGGGTACGGCTCCTTGAGGAACGCGGTGCACGAGTCGACTACGCCGTCGGAGATGACCTtgatgccgacgacacggaaCCACGGGTCGTACTTGGCACAGCGGTCGCGCTGGGCCGCCGCTTCTCTGACCTGgtcggcgcgcgactcgTCGGTCCCCTCGGGCCGCATGAACCAGTGCGCGCTTATCCGAACCGGCAGCTTGCCGTTACGCTTGATGTACTCCTCGAtcgcctcgaggtcctcgggcGAGAGCGCCATCTCAATGCCGCCAGTGAGGCCTGACGCGAGCATGTTCTCAAaggcgtcctcgagcgcgatcAAGCGGTCCTCGAGCGACGTGTTCTTTGCGATCCACGGCCAAACAAACTCAAAGTTTGCCGTCTCCAAAAAGTGGCCAgtgagctcgccgtcggcgtcgcgcacaaactcgccgcccttggGGTTCGGCGTGTCGCGGGTGATGCCGAGCGCGTTGATGGCCGCTGTGTTGAGCAGGGTCGCGTGCAGGTCCATCGACGCGATAAACACGGGTACgtcgggcacgacggcgtcgaggaactTGCGGTGCGGGGGCTGGCCCAGCGCATCGTACAGGAACGACTTGCCGTGGATCATCTTGGCGCCGGGGTTGGCATCGTACGCCTTCTTGATGGCCGCGGcgatctcgtcggcgctgaGCCCGAGGCACTCGACCTTGGAGAGGGCAGAGCCAAACTGCACCAGATGGATGTGGCCGTCGATCAGACCAGgcaggacgacggcgccgccgaggtcggtgacgGTCGCAGAGGCGCCCTGGGGCATGTCAGCGGGGTTGAGGCGCCGGTTCATAGCTCCCCACTCacagccttggcctcggcctcggcgccagtgcCGACATagacgaccttgtcgccgtcggtgaCGAGGGCGTCGTGCAGCGTCGAGTCGCCCTCGACAGAGGTGAAGATCCGGCCGTTCTTGAACAAGCggggcatggtgggtggtggtggagaggGCAAGgcatgtcggcgagggccgTTGGATGTATTTATTgggtgggcgagggtggggggggggggggggttaTCGACGTCATGGGGGGGCCGGGGGCGGCTGTCAGTCACCACCCGGCAGTGCTGCAATCTTGCTTGCTTCGGGAATGACACTCAGCCGCTGACTTGCTCCACCGGCCGCGGCCTGCACTAGACGACTGCCGGGGGTGCAGCAGCTGACTCGTCGCGTACGTACACGCTCCGAAGCGCCATCTacccgaggcggcgctgcagcagcaagcgCACCGTGGAGAGTGAGAGAGGCAAGACGAATGAAACAATGGAGCGGCGTCTCCAAAGCCAAGGCaagcgccgaggcgccacCGGTGTTGGGGATGCCGGGCGGTAATGAACGGGTGATAGATTACCCGCAAAAGACATGTGCGGCTGTCGTCTAATgcgcgctgctgcgtgcATGGGTGCATGCGTGTGGCTGCTGATACGGACAACATGACTGTGCGGGGAACGCATGTGGCATGCTGCGCAGAGCCCAATGGCATGGCTCGAGGCCATCTAGACGctggtgctcgacgtcgctcCGTCTGGGGCCCAGCGCGTGTGCGCGAGATAAGACTTGTGGGCCTTCAGCGTCTGTTCAATCACCGCGACGAGCGTCGGCTTGGCCTAAGCGCTCCTATCAACGGGCTACAGCAGCGAAGCGACATGACTCCGCATCGTTGACAGTCGGCGCGACGTGATTCCGCACCGTCCACCACACTTGCATTGTAGTCGGCGCGAAGTGagtccgcgtcgtcgacaacaagAGCAACAACCCCAAGaaagaggacgacgagcatTCAATAAAACTTCGCCGACAAGTACCGCGGCTCTCCGCCCGGCACGGCACCGCCGTCATCACCAacaccgacgcgccgctgctaCTGCTAGATCTCGCCAAAAAGCCAGATACCCGCCCGTCGTGTGCAGAAAATAATCTAGACGAGCTAGCTGGTGCATGGTATTACGGCCGTTGAGCCCCAGTCCGCCCGATGAAACCCATCATGCAGTCGTTGGGGCCAGGCGCTTGTTATCAATACACGCGCCTAAGCGATTCAGGCATTTTCCCTTTGGGCGGCTGGGTATCGCTGCCTGCGAGCTGCCAGGAGATAAAGCCCACGGGTAAACAAGATCAAGGTGGCGCGCCTCGCGTGTCGTCAGGTGATGTCGCTGCAGTTGACTGTGCCTTGCCCGCGGGCATtgccgctcgtcgtgcaTTTGCCGGCTTGCCGCGgtccagctgctcgagctcttGGGGCCATTGactccacctcgacgaccagggcagcagccgcgcagcaagcagcaggctATCAGCTGTGGTCTTGGTGCCGGCAGGCCCGATGCGTACCCGGCCCTCAGCTTGGTTGGAGCAGCATCCAACCACGACACACAGGACAGAATGCATAAAACCCAGCCCCCTCTCGCGGCCCGTCCGGCGCCCCCGTCCCCCATCCCCTACCCCAATGACATCAAGCACACTCAAGGACGATCTCACGGTCCCGGGCACGaccgtcatcctcgacgagcaggccgaggcgagcggcacCAACAACTTTACGCTCGTCCCCACGCCCAGCGATGACCCGGCCGACCCGCTCAACTGGACCACGGGGCGCAAGTGGCTCTGCTGCGCCTGCATGGTGCTCTATGTCATGGCCGTGTGCTTCAACGCGGGCTGCCTGTACCCCATCTACGGcccgctcgccgacaagacGGGCCTCACCCTCGACCAGATCAACACGGGCGTCGGATACTTCTACCTCATCGAGGCCGTCTGCGCGCTCTTCGTGCTCCCCCTCACCATTGCTATCGGCAAGCGGCCAGTGTTCATCGTctcgtgcgcgtgcgcggccaTCTTCCCAttcgtcctcggcacggTGACGAGCAACGCCCAGTGGGTCGGCCTCTGCGTCGCCAACGGATTCTTCCTCTCGCCGCTCTTCGTCGCCCCCGAGGCCGTCCTCTCTGACGTCGTGAGTGTTGTGTCTCGTATGTCGTCACACGAGACGGCTGGCTCCTCCCCTCCACTTGCCCACCTTCGACCGCGGCCAGAACCTTGTCGATCGGGACATGTTGACAGATCCCCCGACGACCCCACGGAGCCTGTCCGTCTTGGCGCCCTGACTCCTTGCCCACCTACTCCACTTCTTCACGTAACCTAAAAGAATACCCGTGACTGACATCACAGTTCTTCTACCACGAGCGCGCGTTCCCATTCGGCATCTACATTGCAACCACGTACGGTGGagcgctcctcgcccccgtGCTCTCGGGTTGGATCTACACGGGTATGGGGTTCAACGGCCCACCCTACCTCACCGGTGGCTTCTGCATCCTTGTGGCGATCTTCCTCTTCATCTTCCTCGAGGAGTCCAACTTTGACCGTGTGGCGCCAGAGCACGACAAGCCCGTCGAGGTCCTGACCACGGACGGTCTGGCCCCCGCCAAGTCGCCCTTTGTCTTCAACGACAAGGATGTCACCACCAcagacgtcgtcgaggcggctgaCGCCCACACCCCCGACGAGGTCCTCAACCGCGACCACCTCAGCGGAGACATCGACCGCCGCAAGTCGGTTGTCCACGCCGGCGCTCACTCGGTCGGCCGTATCACCAGCCCATGGCCCGGACCTCGCCCGTTCAAGGTCTTCCGCGTCTCGCCCTACGCTGGCGGCATTCTGTGGCGCGGTGTCTTCCAGCCCCTCGCCATGCTCCGGCTCCCCATCATCCTCTGGTGCGGCCTCATGTTCGGAGTCTACCAGATCTTCTACAACTGCATGGCGGCGCTGTCTTCCGGTGTCCTCGGCGCTCCCCCCTATAACATGGGCCCCAACTTTGTTGGACTGACGTTCCTGTCGCCCCTCACAGCCATCATCCCTGGTGCCATCGTCGCTGGCTACGTCTGTGATCGCTTCACCGTATCCCAGGCTCGCAagcgtggtggtgtgtccgaggctgaggacaagctcaagctATATATTGTTCCTACCATCCTTACGCCATTCGGTCTCCTCATGATGGGCCTCGGCCCTTACTACAACGCGCACTGGATGGTCTTCGTCATGGGCGAGTTTGTCCTTACCATCGCTGGCCCCATCGCCACTCTGCTCTCCATTACCTACGCATTCGACGCGTTCCACGGAATCCACCCTCGCGAGCAGGTTGGGCCACGTGCTCAGGTTCAACAAGCTGCGCCTTACCTCCTTTCGCTGATCCTCGTCGGAATGATCTGCACTGTAAGTGGCACTCGTCTTGTGgcacctcctccttcctcttTCTTCGTCTTTCTTGCATTCTTTCACTTCCTCTTCGTCCACAAGCCATCAGATACTTGAAAACGACG encodes the following:
- the ytcJ_0 gene encoding Putative amidohydrolase YtcJ, encoding MPRLFKNGRIFTSVEGDSTLHDALVTDGDKVVYVGTGAEAEAKAGASATVTDLGGAVVLPGLIDGHIHLVQFGSALSKVECLGLSADEIAAAIKKAYDANPGAKMIHGKSFLYDALGQPPHRKFLDAVVPDVPVFIASMDLHATLLNTAAINALGITRDTPNPKGGEFVRDADGELTGHFLETANFEFVWPWIAKNTSLEDRLIALEDAFENMLASGLTGGIEMALSPEDLEAIEEYIKRNGKLPVRISAHWFMRPEGTDESRADQVREAAAQRDRCAKYDPWFRVVGIKVISDGVVDSCTAFLKEPYPNGDLPGPIWPGPELTKVVVLADELDLQVAVHALGDAASEQALDAFEAAIAANGDKPHRRHRIEHLEVVTEESVKRLTRLGVTASLQPVHADPLYAKNWWEQLGADARCDRAFPWSEFVEAGSKVAFGSDAPVAPHHALPNIYTAGTRQSSVDPSLKPSTDPRIVGLERFCVALDQSIRYYTSGCAQSIRAENEVGTLEPGKQADFCVLNVDPFKNGVETLKQAQSAVTETWVAGEQAWKAKK
- the SPBC1271.10c_0 gene encoding putative MFS-type transporterc, whose product is MTSSTLKDDLTVPGTTVILDEQAEASGTNNFTLVPTPSDDPADPLNWTTGRKWLCCACMVLYVMAVCFNAGCLYPIYGPLADKTGLTLDQINTGVGYFYLIEAVCALFVLPLTIAIGKRPVFIVSCACAAIFPFVLGTVTSNAQWVGLCVANGFFLSPLFVAPEAVLSDVFFYHERAFPFGIYIATTYGGALLAPVLSGWIYTGMGFNGPPYLTGGFCILVAIFLFIFLEESNFDRVAPEHDKPVEVLTTDGLAPAKSPFVFNDKDVTTTDVVEAADAHTPDEVLNRDHLSGDIDRRKSVVHAGAHSVGRITSPWPGPRPFKVFRVSPYAGGILWRGVFQPLAMLRLPIILWCGLMFGVYQIFYNCMAALSSGVLGAPPYNMGPNFVGLTFLSPLTAIIPGAIVAGYVCDRFTVSQARKRGGVSEAEDKLKLYIVPTILTPFGLLMMGLGPYYNAHWMVFVMGEFVLTIAGPIATLLSITYAFDAFHGIHPREQVGPRAQVQQAAPYLLSLILVGMICTFGFNYLITKWAFEWGFRNWAISAVCIGTAINCTSFLMIRFGKGFRKSGIKYYEKIINI
- the mug14_0 gene encoding class II aldolase/adducin head domain-containing protein — translated: MAPQENARAFDFGLPTPTFKDKYEERQYIKERLALAYRVMAHENLAEGVAGHLTSRDPVDPECFWVNPFGLHFSRMTASDLLLVDHHGKVVGGGKPGRGQIYNAAAFVIHSAIHAARPEVNSVVHAHSIYAKAFSTLGRKLPMYTQDACIFYNDHALYAKHGGVVLSSGESDAICKSIGGNKAVILQNHGLLTVGGCIESAVGWFQIFESECKSVLAAEAAAALSGKPPITLPDDVAEFTYKATGFEEAGKFEAHAFFDLVEYKDGDAFKA